taatgttttttgtttaataccttttttatttcaacaggAAATATGGGATGTATaaaatcaaaaaggaaagacagTCTGCATGGAGATGGGCTAGATTTGAAGAATCAACCAGTACGTAAAACTGAACGAACTATTTATGTGAGGGATCCAACGTCCAATAAACAGCAAAGGCCAGTAAGTAGATAGTCTCAGGGGAGAATTCCAGTAGCGAGATCAAAGCATGACTGGCATAACTTAAATGTCAGTCCAAAACACATGCATGAAGAAATCAAATGATCATTAGTCCACAACTGGGCTTTTAGCATGCAGTTCACCCTCAATGAATTagtacttaaataaaaaataaaaattggcgGTTTGTTACTTAATCACTATATGTTTGTCATAgttttctgcatgaaaacagTAATCCTTGGCAATGCTTGATCTAGATATAGCTACGTCTGTAGAAGAACGCTAGGTGACTTTAGAAAACCTGAAGTAGTTTAGAACCGTTTTCAAAAGCATCGGCATTGGGTTTTTAATAGCTATGGTCTCCAGGTGTTGgttattctgtttaaaaaggcTGAGGTAATCATGGGCGATTCTTTACCAGCTCTAGTCAACTTTCCCTTTACTGACTGAAGGCCACTACTCGCCCTTGCACGAGGTGCGTAGGTAAGGacgggaggggagcggagggtGCGGTGCTGAAGGGAGCGGCACCCTGCCGCAAGAGGAACAAGATAGCGGCAGTTCCGTGTGTGCTGCCTGGCATTAGAAAGGAAgggtgctgggaaggggaaTCCCGTCAGGTACCAAGTGGGTTTGCTGTTTTGCATATTGACTggtaccttttttccccaccctctcTACTGTGCTGAGGAAACTCTTTTTCCTGACTGCCCTTATTCAGGGGTCATGCTCTCTGCAGGTGTGAATGACacccttctctcccctctcaccagctgacACAGTGGACTCAGCGTGCTCTCAGCCAACGTACACACATCGCAAActaccattattttttttttttaattactcttttttttttttttttttcccttgcacaATCTTAGCAACACAACCGTGCTTGTAGTTCTTTAGCATGACAGCCACATGTTAATAAAGAACTACAAGCACGGTTGTGTTGCTAAGGTTGTTCCTGTTAAAGTGCCCTGCCTAAAGCCTTTTCAGCAGAAGTCACAAAGCTGTGAACTTCCTCCCCGCAGCTTGTGTCACACCTTCCCGAGGTCTTAGCTGCTCAATTCAAAATCTAATGGGGGcttatatttttatgttgtaaTTCGCTTTTGAAGAATGCTGGGAAAAGATTGGagcatttccttttaatttaacatatatttaacatttaatttaacatttaatttaacATATAAGATGATACTGAAGCAACTGAATAACATGTAATTGTAATATAAGATTGTCACAAAGATCTAAAACTGCTTAATTAAAGACATGTTTTATTCTAGGCAAATGCAGAAGCACAGCTTTTACCAGGACAAAGATTTGTCAGTGAAGGTACGTTTTCATAGGAATCTTACTGCTGTGTGCTATGCCCATGTCAGCCTGCGAAATAACGCGAACATGCCTTTGGCTTTTTACCTTTGTAGAAACAGAGGAGCATGGAGTCATTGTGGTAGCTTTGTATCCCTATGATGGCATTCATGAAGATGACTTGTCCttcaaaaaaggagaaaaattgaAAGTTATTGAGGAGTAAGTATGACAGTACTGATTGTATTGTAGTTTTTCTTTGGACTCATCTAATTCcctgtataatttttttatatcctACTCATAACATGAGTGTATTAATGGTAAGAGAGTTCCCTTATGtgtgaaaatataaatgcatgTGGAGCTGTTGGTAGGAGTTGGCAGCTGCCCCTGGTAACAGTGATCAAACATTGATCCGACAGAGCCAATGGCTTCTCAGGGAGCTTGAGTTCAGGGAAAAGATTCTTCTCTCTCCAGCACGGGCAAAGCTCTCAGCACAGTAGAACCCAAATAACACTttataattttcctttcctgtgaatactacttttgtttctgtttttcaggctGGGAGAATGGTGGAAAGCAAAATCTCTCACAACAAGGAAGGAAGGTTTCATTCCCAGCAACTACGTAGCAAAAGTAAACACCTTGGAAACAGAAGAGTAAGTTCTCCCAGGCTCTAAATACTGGCAAACCTCTTCTTGACCCTGGTGGTGTATCCTTTGTAGgtgggggaaagagagggtcctaactctttgaaatatttttcagatggtTCTTCAAAGACATAACCCGAAAAGATGCCGAAAGACAACTCCTGGCTCCTGGAAATGGTCCTGGAGCTTTCCTTATCAGGGAAAGTGAAACATTAAAAGGTAGGCTTTGGTGTGGCTTACTTTGGTATTGGTTGCAGAGTTAAAAACATACAGTCTGTCTTCACAAAAATTGGCATCAAGTGGCGCACTGGGTTTGGAGTAGTCCTAGTGTGTCCTAGTGTGTGACTTTTCTGCAGTTCTGTAGGAGTGAGAAGGATGAGAAAATCaccaggaaaagagagaagagagttACAGGTTGACATCCAAAGTGgagatagggaaaaaaatacatatgtgtgtgtgtgtgattacGCTGACAAGAAGCAGGAATGAATGGAGAGATCTTTTCCCCTCCTAATATTTGTGATTCCTTTGCTGAAGAACACTTTTCATTATAAACAGAAGATGCTGCATTTTATAGTCTTTCACTATTGGGTCTGTATCCACTGCtacaagttttaaaatgtagttaGTGCATATTGAGAGTTTACACTTCTGCACTgtagtgtgatttttttctaaaagctttttGGTAAAGGTTTCTGCTGTAGACAGAACCCTTTGTACTGAAAAGCTTAGTGAAGTCTTCAGATTCTTTGGCTAGCACTTCCAGAAAAGGGTAGTAGGTTCTGCCCCAGCATCTGGACTGACAGCAGCCTGACTGGATTCTCCAGCTGGATACTCTAACACTGCATCCTCCAGAGGAAGATGCATGAATCCCTTCAGTGGATTgtaatgggctcaagctgcgccaggggaggtttaggttggaaattaggaaaaatttcttcatggaaagggtggtcaagcattggaacaggctgcccagagaggtggtggagtcaccatccctggaagtgttcaaaaaatgggtagatgtggcatttcaggacatggtttagtctagtctacccttgattggtttagtgtggatttggtagtgtaggttaatggttggactggatgatcttaaaggccttttccaacctaaacaattctgtgattctttttctGGCCCTAACACTGCGGTTTCTTGATTAGGTAGTGCTCTGTAATGGGCCcatattgctgcttctgtgctctCAAATGAAGACAGAGATCTAAATTCAACATAGGCTGCTTGGGAGTAAGGCGAAGTACCCCCAAAATCTTTCTGTCACTGCATCTGtgtgtggggagagaaaagggcTTAAAAGTGGTTTCTTAGCCTTGAAAATAGACAACAAGAGTTGTATGAGTGCAAGAAACGAAGAGCTCTGTAGTTTAGGGTAGATGTTCTGCTGCCCCACCCCAGCTGAGGTTAGGCTCCCTAGGACTAAGAGatctgccctccctcctgtGTGCCTCAAGCCATCTCCAAGCTATCCTTTTGCTATGGCCCATGACATCCAGCTTGTTCCTTTTCCGAAACGCTGATCTCCGAATTTCAGCTTCTGCCTGAGGGGTGTGACAGCCCTGGCCTTGCTTTCCCAGCTGGTTCCACTCGAGTCAGGGGGACTTTCTGCAGAAGTGGGCGTTGGATGTAGAGCCGTCTGGATTATGGAACTCCTAGCTTTGTTGAATAAgattgaaaaagaaagtgtgaCTGTAAGCATTTTGGTGACCAGTTCAGGACCGCCCATTGGTTAACTTCCTCATGTTgattgcaaaatgctttttgagGATATAAgggagtaaaaagaaaaacagacaaaaaggtGATTTTGTTAGGCTCAACTGTATATGCGTGGACACTGTTGACTTTTGCTATCTGTTAATGACCATTCTTTCTTTATCCACAGGCAGCTATTCTCTCTCCATAAGAGACTATGATCCACAGCATGGCGATGTTATTAAGCACTACAAAATTAGGAGTCTAGACAATGGAGGATTTTACATCTCTCCAAGAATAACTTTTCCCAACATCAATGATATGATCAAACATTATCAAAGTAAGTTAAATCAGCTAGTGGATGACTTAATACAACACAGGCATTATTTcctgtgaaggaaaacaaatgctttcttgttttgtttcaaaccttttaatctttttttttttttccccgcttaAATAACCCAAGCATGCGTGTTATCACAGATAAAGTAAAACTGGTTGGAACCCAAGTAACACTGTTATCATAATCAGACCTAATGCTGCTTGCTCTATGGCATACCATTGTGAAATAAAGAATAGCTTTATAAAACACCTCATCAAAGTTATGATGCTGTGAAACTACAGTAAGAATTGACTGCACTGTAAATTAATTCTGTATTCAAAAGTAAATTTGTATTCACAATTAGCAGAAATACGTATAGACTTGTGAATGTCTTCTTGCGGTGTTGAGTGTggaattgtttttatttttcctataaaataatttgtttgtttatttattgtGAATGGTGTTTTGAAGGAAGTAAAAGTCTATTgacttcaaagaaagaaaattgcacCCACATAGAATGTatacatttattattaaaaaaagggggggggggggactgGGGAAGGGACAAGTTTCTACCTGTGTTTTAGCTACAAAAGTGACTTTTCATTCTGCATAACCTCCTGGTGGATAGCTCCAAAATATGTGGGTTTTAGTATTGAAAGTaggaagacagagaagatgaaaaatgtaGGACAGAAAATCACTTAGTGATTTTTCAAAGCCACGCTGAGGACTTGGCTATGAGATTTCTGTGAGTTGTTGGACATGTGTGGTAATTCTTTGGCACAGCTGGAAAACCTGAGAATTATTCTACATTTGTATTAAAGTTGTAGCTGGTCAgcatctggagaaaaaaaataatggtgaCCTACTTATGCTTGCGTACACATGTGTCTGAAACAATGCTGCAAGAAAACTTAATGACAAATTCAGAATACAGGTTCCAAGCCTGACTCCGGTGTGCATGTTCATCAACATACTGTCAGTAAGCAGAtcttacattttatttagtTGGTATGAATTGTACTAAAAAAACCTTAATAATCTGATGCTAACCAGATGTATGTGACACTATTAAATTTGTCTCTGAATACCAAGTTTCAGTTCAGAGGTGCTTAAAGTTATGTGAAAGCATCAGAAAGGTTACATTTTCATCAAACCACCTGATTATTTCTAGAATTATTTTGAGCTGGTTAGTGCACACCTGTAATTAGGTAACGTTTGTCTCAAGTTTTGAGGGACAGAAGTGTaatgaattttgtattttgtttttccttggaaaatcAGAACAATCAGATGGCTTATGCAGAAAGTTGGAAAAAGCTTGTATTAGTCCCAAGCCTCAAAAACCATGGGATAAAGATGCATGGGAAATTCCACGGGAATCAATTAAATTAGTGAAGAAACTTGGAGCTGGTCAGTTTGGAGAAGTCTGGATGGGTAAGTTTATTCCTTTGGAAAGAGTATTTAAATATGCTGAAAGAAGTGTCATTTCAGAGCCAGTCAGAATAATAGTGGACACGAACCTGGTCGATATATGTGTAAAACAGCACAGTCAGGCCCAGAATATACCTTTTTGTGAGGAGAGAGGATTTGTGAGGCGGAAGATATCTGATATCATGGAACAAATCCTttggtgttttttaaaggaaaaaacaaatagtGAGCAAACACTGTAATttagaaggggtttttttggttgtgttttgtgGGGGAAGTAGAAGGTTATAGTAAGTTGTGACTTCTCAAAATCAGTGGGCATCTCAGAACTTTGTTTCAAATCAGAAAGTGGTAAAGAAcctgaaatagaaagaaatcaTGTCATTTAGTAAATGAGGTATAGAGTTTTCGTTGTCTCTGGTAAAGAAGAGGCTGCAATATCATGCATGGGACTGCCGTACTGGGTGAAAAACGGGGACGCAATCCAAGATTATTGCCTGCCAGATTGCTGCTGAGAAAGCAGGTGACTCACACAGTAAGAAGATTAGAGATTGATCACCCCCTACCTTGAACTGTTGCGCAGGTCCCCAATAATGAAAGTGTCATAAGACATACAAGTTGTAA
This sequence is a window from Pelecanus crispus isolate bPelCri1 chromosome 2, bPelCri1.pri, whole genome shotgun sequence. Protein-coding genes within it:
- the LYN gene encoding tyrosine-protein kinase Lyn isoform X2 — encoded protein: MGCIKSKRKDSLHGDGLDLKNQPVRKTERTIYVRDPTSNKQQRPANAEAQLLPGQRFVSEETEEHGVIVVALYPYDGIHEDDLSFKKGEKLKVIEELGEWWKAKSLTTRKEGFIPSNYVAKVNTLETEEWFFKDITRKDAERQLLAPGNGPGAFLIRESETLKGSYSLSIRDYDPQHGDVIKHYKIRSLDNGGFYISPRITFPNINDMIKHYQKQSDGLCRKLEKACISPKPQKPWDKDAWEIPRESIKLVKKLGAGQFGEVWMGYYHNSTKVAVKTLKPGTMSVQAFLEEANLMKTLQHDKLVRLYAVVTKEEPIYIITEFMAKGSLLDFLKSDEGSKLLLPKLIDFSAQIAEGMAYIERKNYIHRDLRAANVLVSDLLMCKIADFGLARVIEDNEYTAREGAKFPIKWTAPEAINYGSFTIKSDVWSFGILLYEIVTYGKIPYPGMSNSDVMVALQRGYRMPRMETCPAELYDIMKTCWKDKAEERPTFDYLQSVLDDFYTATEGQYQQQP